From one uncultured Paludibacter sp. genomic stretch:
- a CDS encoding conserved exported hypothetical protein (Evidence 4 : Unknown function but conserved in other organisms) yields the protein MRNLKMKIRKNKKNLFFVCFVFSFLFFLMSCGKTTIPRPYGYFRVDLPLHVYKKFDSVSLPYSFEKSVIAQVKPRIEKGSDYWIDIIYPSLNASVYCSYKPVHNDLINLLEDTRKIVYKHTVRADAIDEKVFENREKHVYGIFYDLTGNTASQVQFILTDSVKHFFRAALYFENVPNKDSIAPMAEYVKQDMIRMMESFEWKKGH from the coding sequence ATGAGGAACTTAAAAATGAAGATACGAAAAAATAAAAAAAACCTCTTTTTTGTATGTTTCGTTTTTTCCTTTCTTTTCTTTTTAATGAGTTGCGGAAAAACAACCATACCACGTCCTTACGGTTATTTTCGTGTGGATTTACCTCTACACGTTTATAAAAAGTTCGACTCCGTTTCACTGCCATATTCATTTGAAAAATCGGTAATTGCACAAGTAAAACCGCGCATAGAAAAAGGTTCGGATTATTGGATTGATATTATTTATCCATCATTAAACGCAAGCGTATATTGCAGTTACAAACCCGTTCATAACGATTTGATTAATTTATTGGAAGATACGCGTAAAATTGTTTATAAACACACCGTACGCGCTGACGCCATTGATGAAAAAGTGTTTGAAAATAGAGAAAAACACGTTTACGGCATTTTTTATGATTTGACAGGAAACACCGCCTCGCAAGTACAATTTATTCTTACCGACAGCGTGAAGCATTTTTTCCGCGCTGCGTTGTATTTTGAAAACGTTCCCAATAAAGATTCTATTGCGCCTATGGCAGAATATGTAAAACAAGATATGATACGGATGATGGAAAGTTTTGAATGGAAGAAAGGACATTAA
- a CDS encoding Gliding motility-associated protein GldE — MEQNSFNTFFKLVEFNQFGIINIIILAIVSLLLLAVSVFLTGSEVAYFSLDNNSLNKMAESEDKRDRIALKLLQTPQKLLATILISDTFIKIAFIVFCSAFITSIFNFEYAPVTGFFLQLAFITFLILLFAETIPKVYASQYSLKVMRRSSRVLYFLQNMLKPFVNLLVNSTSLVNEKITKNLNSNISRDELTYALEMASSSQEEDKEILEGIIKFSNIQVSDIMTSRVDMVDADIKNNFKQVLDIIIKSGYSRIPVFSGSHDNIKGVLFSKDLLPHLDKPTTFRWQSLIRPPYYVPETKKIDNLLSEFQENRIHIAIVVDEYGGISGLVTMEDIMEEIVGDINDEYDEEETLYNKVDDQNFVFEAKILLNDFFKITDIDEEDFVKVTEDVETLAGLILELKGEIPKKGEKIKYGRYDFEVTAVDKRRIQKVKLHIKTDEELKNEDTKK; from the coding sequence TTGGAACAGAACTCTTTTAATACTTTTTTTAAGTTAGTAGAATTCAATCAGTTTGGTATTATCAACATCATTATTTTAGCGATTGTTTCTTTACTGCTTTTGGCTGTTTCCGTTTTTTTAACCGGTTCGGAAGTAGCTTATTTTTCTTTGGATAACAACTCGTTAAACAAAATGGCTGAAAGTGAAGACAAGCGAGATAGAATTGCTCTGAAGTTGCTTCAAACACCACAAAAACTGCTTGCCACTATTCTTATTTCCGATACATTTATCAAAATTGCGTTTATCGTATTTTGTTCTGCTTTTATAACTTCTATTTTTAATTTTGAATATGCTCCCGTTACAGGATTTTTTCTTCAACTCGCTTTCATTACTTTTTTAATCCTGCTTTTTGCCGAAACTATTCCTAAAGTATATGCTTCACAATATTCTCTAAAGGTGATGCGAAGAAGTTCTCGGGTTTTATATTTTCTTCAAAATATGCTGAAACCGTTTGTGAACTTGCTTGTAAATTCCACTTCGCTGGTAAATGAAAAAATCACGAAGAACTTGAACAGCAATATCTCGCGTGATGAATTGACTTATGCGCTTGAAATGGCTTCCAGTTCGCAAGAAGAAGACAAGGAAATTCTGGAAGGAATAATAAAATTCAGCAATATTCAGGTTTCGGATATTATGACATCACGTGTAGATATGGTTGACGCCGACATTAAGAATAACTTCAAACAAGTTCTGGATATTATCATAAAATCGGGTTATTCGCGAATTCCGGTATTTTCCGGCTCTCATGATAATATTAAGGGCGTACTTTTCAGTAAAGATTTGCTTCCACACTTGGATAAACCGACTACATTTCGATGGCAATCGTTGATTCGTCCGCCTTATTATGTGCCTGAAACAAAAAAAATTGACAATTTACTGAGTGAATTTCAGGAAAACAGAATTCACATAGCAATAGTGGTAGATGAATACGGCGGAATTTCGGGTTTGGTTACAATGGAAGATATTATGGAAGAAATTGTGGGCGACATAAATGATGAATACGATGAAGAAGAAACATTGTACAATAAAGTTGACGACCAAAATTTTGTGTTTGAAGCAAAAATTCTTTTAAACGATTTCTTCAAAATTACCGATATTGACGAAGAAGATTTTGTAAAAGTGACGGAAGATGTGGAAACCTTAGCCGGACTTATTTTGGAACTGAAAGGAGAAATTCCAAAGAAAGGTGAAAAAATAAAGTACGGAAGATATGATTTTGAGGTAACCGCCGTAGATAAACGCCGCATACAAAAAGTAAAACTCCACATAAAAACCGATGAGGAACTTAAAAATGAAGATACGAAAAAATAA
- the trmD gene encoding tRNA (guanine-N(1)-)-methyltransferase: protein MFKNFKKLKVFRACLLQAGFLNLDSWFLFLESFSYFCKNDFCMRIDIISAVPELLESPLNFSIVKRAKEKGLVEIFVHNLRDYTQDKHRRVDDYAFGFGAGMVLQIEPVDNVISELKSEREYDEIIYTSPDGEKFNQKLANRYSMSENLIILCGHYKGIDHRIREHLITKEISIGDFVLTGGELPAAIFTDAIVRLIPGVISDETSALSDSFQDNLLAPPVYTRPADYKGWKVPDILLSGHQAKVEEWLHQQSVERTKRLRPDLLDE, encoded by the coding sequence GTGTTTAAGAACTTCAAAAAGTTGAAAGTGTTTCGTGCCTGCCTGCTGCAAGCAGGTTTCTTGAATCTTGATTCTTGGTTCTTGTTTCTTGAATCTTTTTCGTATTTTTGCAAAAATGATTTTTGTATGCGAATAGATATTATTTCCGCCGTACCCGAATTGCTCGAAAGTCCTTTGAATTTTTCCATTGTGAAACGGGCGAAAGAAAAAGGATTGGTGGAAATTTTTGTACATAATTTACGTGATTATACGCAGGATAAACATCGGCGCGTGGATGATTACGCGTTTGGTTTTGGCGCAGGAATGGTGTTGCAAATAGAGCCGGTGGACAATGTTATTTCAGAACTGAAATCGGAACGGGAATACGATGAAATTATTTATACTTCGCCCGATGGAGAAAAATTTAATCAAAAATTAGCCAACCGATATTCAATGTCGGAAAATTTGATTATTCTTTGCGGACATTACAAAGGAATTGATCATCGTATACGGGAACATCTGATTACCAAAGAAATAAGTATTGGTGATTTTGTCCTTACCGGAGGCGAACTTCCGGCGGCAATATTTACGGATGCCATTGTACGTTTAATTCCGGGTGTAATAAGTGATGAAACTTCTGCGCTTTCGGATAGTTTTCAGGATAATTTATTAGCGCCGCCGGTTTATACACGTCCCGCGGATTACAAAGGGTGGAAAGTACCGGATATTTTACTTTCGGGACATCAGGCAAAAGTAGAAGAGTGGCTGCATCAGCAATCGGTAGAAAGAACCAAACGTTTACGACCGGATTTGTTAGATGAATAA
- a CDS encoding putative membrane protein (Evidence 3 : Putative function from multiple computational evidences), with amino-acid sequence MRFLLIYLIIINLITAILFIYDKIAAQKEWTRIPEYLLHFLELSGGVFAVIPLMYIIRHKNLKFKYYVVTYLILLLWIVGVLMLKFELYRLANL; translated from the coding sequence ATGAGATTTTTACTTATATATCTGATAATTATTAATTTAATCACAGCAATTCTATTTATTTACGATAAAATTGCCGCGCAAAAAGAATGGACAAGAATACCGGAATATCTGCTTCATTTTTTGGAATTGTCGGGCGGTGTTTTTGCTGTGATTCCATTAATGTACATTATTCGGCATAAAAATCTGAAATTCAAATATTACGTTGTAACTTATTTGATATTACTGTTATGGATTGTAGGAGTTTTGATGCTTAAATTTGAACTTTACCGATTGGCGAATCTATGA
- a CDS encoding Carbonic anhydrase codes for MKRENKKSNALFEGVKEFKEKDFVIHQEIFKNLEKNQNPHTLFIGCSDSRVVPNLITKSLPGELFIIRNVANLVPFFRKDLDAHLATSSAIEYAVNVLEVENIIVCGHSNCGGCRALYASESKLKNLPMTKKWLELAQPVKALVKEKIKTEKTETCKRDELTAQLNVIEQMKHLLTFPYIKERLDKGKLNILGWYYVIETGEVFNYSPEKQIFERIE; via the coding sequence ATGAAACGTGAAAATAAAAAATCAAATGCGCTTTTTGAAGGAGTAAAAGAATTCAAAGAGAAAGATTTTGTGATTCATCAGGAAATTTTTAAAAATCTCGAAAAAAATCAAAATCCGCATACACTTTTTATCGGTTGTTCCGATTCGCGCGTGGTGCCTAATTTGATTACCAAATCGCTTCCCGGTGAGTTGTTTATTATTCGGAATGTGGCAAATTTGGTTCCTTTTTTCAGAAAAGATTTGGATGCGCATCTGGCAACTTCTTCTGCCATTGAATACGCTGTAAATGTATTGGAAGTAGAAAATATTATTGTTTGCGGACATTCAAATTGTGGAGGATGCAGAGCATTATATGCTTCAGAGAGCAAATTGAAAAATTTGCCTATGACAAAAAAATGGTTGGAGTTGGCTCAGCCGGTAAAAGCATTGGTAAAAGAGAAAATAAAAACAGAAAAAACGGAAACTTGCAAGCGCGATGAATTAACTGCCCAATTGAATGTAATAGAACAAATGAAACATTTATTGACTTTTCCGTACATTAAAGAACGGCTCGATAAAGGAAAACTGAACATTCTGGGTTGGTATTATGTAATTGAAACAGGGGAGGTTTTTAATTATTCACCCGAAAAACAGATTTTTGAAAGAATTGAGTAA
- the argC gene encoding N-acetyl-gamma-glutamyl-phosphate reductase has protein sequence MKIKAGIIGGAGYTAGELIRILIYHPNVEIEFVNSSSNAGNLIANVHSGLIGETDLRFTDQLPLDKVDVLFLCSAHGDSKKFLEENTVPDEMKIIDLSTDFRLVRPEHDFVYGLPEMNREVIKHSDHIANPGCFATAIQLALLPLASKGFLNDEIHINAITGSTGAGVKPSDTSHFSWRNNNISIYKPFEHQHLHEIKQSLYQMQPGFAQPVNFIPVRGNFARGIYATVYTKCKLAADEVKKLYQNFYKNAAFTFVADKNPDMKQVVNTNKAVVYVEKHGDYLLIISIIDNLLKGASGQAVQNMNLIFGLDESAGLYLKSIGF, from the coding sequence ATGAAAATAAAAGCAGGAATTATAGGTGGCGCAGGTTATACTGCGGGAGAATTAATTCGGATTTTAATTTATCATCCGAATGTGGAAATTGAATTTGTAAACAGCAGCAGCAATGCAGGTAATCTGATTGCGAATGTTCATAGTGGATTGATTGGAGAAACCGATTTACGTTTTACAGACCAATTGCCACTGGATAAAGTAGATGTGTTGTTTCTGTGTTCTGCTCACGGCGACAGTAAAAAATTTTTGGAGGAAAATACCGTTCCTGACGAAATGAAAATCATCGATTTGTCCACAGATTTTCGGCTCGTGCGACCTGAACACGATTTTGTGTATGGACTGCCTGAAATGAACAGGGAAGTAATAAAGCATTCAGATCACATAGCTAATCCGGGTTGTTTTGCTACAGCAATTCAATTAGCGCTTCTTCCTTTAGCAAGTAAAGGATTTTTGAATGATGAAATTCATATAAATGCCATAACGGGTTCTACGGGCGCCGGAGTAAAACCTTCCGATACTTCTCATTTTAGTTGGAGAAACAATAATATATCCATCTATAAACCATTTGAACATCAACATTTGCACGAAATTAAGCAATCTTTGTATCAGATGCAACCGGGTTTTGCACAACCTGTTAATTTTATCCCGGTGAGAGGAAACTTTGCTCGGGGAATTTATGCTACCGTTTATACAAAATGTAAGTTAGCTGCCGATGAAGTAAAAAAACTTTATCAGAACTTTTATAAAAATGCAGCTTTTACGTTTGTGGCGGATAAAAATCCCGATATGAAACAGGTGGTAAACACAAATAAAGCGGTGGTTTATGTAGAAAAACATGGAGATTATCTGTTAATTATTTCTATAATCGACAATCTTTTAAAGGGCGCTTCGGGACAAGCAGTTCAAAATATGAATTTAATATTTGGATTGGATGAAAGCGCCGGATTATACTTAAAATCTATCGGATTTTGA
- the yfmR gene encoding Uncharacterized ABC transporter ATP-binding protein YfmR, with the protein MISYLQVENLTKSFGDKHLFENISFGISDNQRIALIAKNGTGKTTLLNIIAGKESADNGKISFKKDLRIGYLEQSPEFPKDFSVIDACLQSDNEIVRTIAEYEHIMLHPDEQKMNHILAQMDILKAWDYETRIKQILGKLKITDFEQKIGELSGGQIKRVALANVLISEPELLILDEPTNHLDLEMIEWLEDFLKRSSMALLMVTHDRYFLDRVCTDILEIDNQTLYSYSGNYSYYLEKRQERIDVFNAETESAKNIYRRELEWIRSTPQARTGKSKGRIDRFQEIEERAKQKTVNENIKLAVKASYLGSKIFEAKYISKSYGDLKILDNFYYNFARYEKLGIVGKNGTGKTTFLKMLLGEVKPDSGSFDIGETVVFGYYSQDGLNFNEDMKVIDVVREIAEEVNLGNGKKMNASQFLNYFLFTPEKQHNYVYKLSGGEKRRLHLCTVLMKNPNFLVLDEPTNDLDIVTLNILEDYLQTFKGCVIVVSHDRYFMDKIVDHLFVFEGEGVIRDFPGNYTQYRDSQEQKTRNQDAEKKQESRGKNQDFSDKKDRPRKMSFKEKQEFEALEKEIPKLEKEKADIETKLSSGNLTEKEIIELPQKFAELTELIDEKTMRWLELSEI; encoded by the coding sequence ATGATAAGTTATTTGCAGGTTGAAAATCTTACAAAATCTTTTGGCGACAAACATCTTTTTGAAAATATTTCCTTTGGAATTTCTGATAATCAGAGAATAGCGTTGATTGCCAAAAACGGAACCGGAAAAACCACCCTTCTCAATATTATTGCCGGAAAAGAAAGCGCTGACAACGGCAAGATTTCATTTAAAAAAGATTTACGAATCGGATATTTGGAACAATCGCCTGAGTTTCCCAAAGATTTTTCAGTAATCGACGCATGTCTGCAATCGGATAATGAAATTGTGCGTACCATTGCCGAATACGAACATATTATGCTGCATCCTGATGAGCAAAAAATGAATCATATTTTGGCTCAAATGGATATTTTAAAAGCATGGGATTACGAAACGCGCATCAAGCAAATCCTCGGTAAACTCAAAATAACCGATTTTGAACAAAAAATAGGAGAACTTTCGGGCGGACAAATCAAACGGGTTGCATTGGCAAATGTATTGATCAGCGAACCCGAATTATTGATTTTAGATGAACCGACCAATCATTTGGATTTGGAAATGATAGAATGGTTGGAAGATTTTTTAAAACGCTCTTCGATGGCGTTGCTTATGGTTACGCACGACCGATATTTTTTAGACCGAGTTTGCACCGATATTTTAGAAATCGATAATCAGACACTTTATTCATATTCAGGAAATTACAGTTATTATTTAGAAAAACGTCAGGAGCGTATCGATGTTTTTAATGCAGAAACTGAAAGCGCTAAAAACATTTACCGGCGTGAATTGGAATGGATACGAAGCACACCTCAAGCGCGCACAGGAAAATCAAAAGGAAGAATTGACCGTTTTCAGGAAATTGAAGAGCGCGCAAAACAAAAAACAGTAAACGAAAACATAAAACTTGCCGTAAAAGCATCGTATCTCGGTTCAAAAATTTTTGAAGCAAAATACATCAGCAAATCGTATGGCGATTTAAAAATTCTGGATAATTTCTACTACAATTTTGCCCGGTATGAAAAACTCGGCATTGTTGGGAAAAATGGTACCGGAAAAACCACTTTTCTAAAAATGCTTTTAGGCGAAGTAAAACCCGACAGCGGCAGTTTTGATATTGGTGAAACCGTTGTATTTGGTTACTACAGCCAAGATGGATTGAATTTTAACGAAGATATGAAAGTAATTGACGTGGTACGTGAAATTGCCGAAGAAGTGAACTTGGGAAACGGAAAAAAGATGAATGCCTCACAATTTTTGAATTATTTCCTATTCACTCCTGAGAAACAGCATAATTACGTTTACAAACTTAGCGGCGGCGAAAAACGACGGCTGCATCTTTGTACTGTATTGATGAAAAATCCTAATTTTTTAGTTCTTGATGAACCGACGAATGATTTGGATATTGTTACATTGAACATTTTAGAAGATTATTTGCAAACATTCAAAGGATGTGTTATTGTAGTAAGCCACGACCGTTATTTTATGGATAAAATTGTAGATCATCTGTTTGTTTTTGAAGGAGAAGGTGTTATACGAGATTTTCCCGGGAATTATACACAATACCGTGATAGTCAGGAACAAAAAACCAGAAATCAAGACGCTGAAAAGAAGCAAGAATCAAGAGGCAAGAATCAAGATTTTTCAGATAAGAAAGATAGACCAAGAAAGATGAGTTTCAAAGAAAAGCAGGAGTTTGAGGCATTGGAAAAAGAAATACCGAAACTGGAAAAGGAAAAAGCCGATATTGAAACGAAACTTTCGTCAGGAAATTTAACTGAAAAAGAAATCATAGAATTACCACAAAAATTTGCAGAATTGACCGAATTGATTGACGAAAAAACAATGCGCTGGCTTGAATTGAGCGAAATTTAA
- a CDS encoding conserved membrane hypothetical protein (Evidence 4 : Unknown function but conserved in other organisms): MPMQNFLQILPAELVSFVLVTVFSFLIGLSQRKLQQKHEGDKGEITTFGTDRTFTFIGILGYILYILDKTNLFLFFGGGFALVVFFGLNYYGKIRNHDIYGLTTILIGLITYCLAPVVITQPMWFSLMVVVLILMLSEMKSTFKQFANKMRNDELITLSKFLIISGIVLPILPKNNIIEGINLTPYSVWLATVVVSGISYASYLLKRYVFKESGIFVSGLLGGLYSSTATIAILAKESKTASTNELPKFTGAMIIAKSMMFLKFLILIFIFSKAIFIQIYPYLLVMVIVAAVVSWFFYRKKNGKAELKITDENAEEKEYKNPLEFKVALIFAGLFVFFTLLTTYTVRYVGNSGVTALSLLSGFSDITPFILNLLQNIGEIQPKIVIMSILLAMISNTIVTMFYAYFFSGQRKELKKMLFTSFLIVISLNVLLLGAAYII; encoded by the coding sequence ATGCCAATGCAAAATTTTCTTCAAATATTACCAGCCGAACTCGTTTCATTTGTTTTAGTTACGGTTTTTTCATTTCTTATCGGACTTTCGCAGCGAAAATTGCAGCAAAAACACGAAGGAGACAAAGGAGAAATCACCACTTTTGGTACCGACCGTACTTTTACGTTCATAGGAATTTTAGGGTATATTTTGTACATTCTTGATAAAACCAATCTATTTCTCTTTTTTGGCGGCGGATTTGCATTGGTTGTTTTTTTCGGCTTGAATTATTACGGAAAAATCCGCAATCACGACATTTACGGGCTTACAACTATTCTCATCGGTCTTATCACCTATTGTCTTGCTCCCGTTGTTATTACTCAACCTATGTGGTTTTCTCTGATGGTAGTTGTGCTTATTTTAATGCTTTCTGAAATGAAATCTACCTTTAAACAGTTTGCAAACAAAATGCGCAACGACGAATTGATAACTTTATCTAAATTTTTGATCATCAGCGGTATAGTTCTTCCTATTTTACCTAAGAACAACATTATTGAAGGAATAAATCTCACTCCCTATTCTGTTTGGCTTGCAACTGTGGTGGTTTCAGGTATTTCGTATGCTTCTTATTTATTGAAAAGATATGTTTTCAAAGAATCGGGCATTTTTGTTTCAGGACTTTTAGGCGGGCTTTATAGCAGCACTGCCACCATTGCTATTTTAGCCAAAGAATCTAAAACAGCTTCGACCAATGAACTTCCAAAATTTACAGGTGCAATGATTATTGCCAAGAGTATGATGTTTCTTAAATTTCTGATTTTAATTTTTATTTTCAGTAAAGCTATTTTTATACAGATTTACCCTTATCTGCTCGTTATGGTAATTGTCGCCGCTGTTGTTTCCTGGTTTTTTTACCGAAAAAAGAATGGAAAGGCGGAATTGAAAATTACGGATGAAAACGCCGAAGAAAAAGAGTATAAAAATCCGCTGGAGTTTAAAGTCGCACTAATATTTGCAGGATTATTTGTATTTTTTACTTTGCTTACAACATACACAGTGCGTTATGTGGGAAATTCAGGCGTAACTGCACTTTCATTGTTAAGTGGTTTTAGCGATATTACCCCTTTTATACTTAATTTGCTTCAGAATATAGGTGAAATTCAACCAAAAATTGTGATAATGAGCATTTTGCTTGCTATGATAAGCAATACGATTGTTACGATGTTTTATGCGTATTTTTTCTCCGGACAAAGAAAAGAACTTAAAAAAATGTTGTTTACAAGTTTTTTAATTGTAATTTCACTGAATGTTTTATTACTTGGAGCGGCGTATATAATTTAG
- a CDS encoding conserved membrane hypothetical protein (Evidence 4 : Unknown function but conserved in other organisms) yields MKTLGNVLWLVFGGFVSATQYVVSSVGMMVTIVGIPFGLQTLKLAALMLWPFGAKITDKPNKSGCLSFIMNVIWILIGSIWISITHVLLGVLFAITIVGLPFAKQHFKFARLAFTPFGKDVQLAW; encoded by the coding sequence ATGAAAACTCTCGGCAATGTTCTCTGGCTCGTTTTTGGCGGATTTGTTTCTGCCACGCAATACGTAGTTTCCAGCGTAGGAATGATGGTTACCATCGTGGGCATTCCTTTCGGATTGCAAACGCTGAAACTGGCAGCGTTAATGCTTTGGCCCTTCGGAGCAAAAATCACAGATAAACCAAATAAATCGGGATGTCTTTCATTTATAATGAATGTGATATGGATTTTGATCGGGAGTATTTGGATTAGCATTACGCACGTTCTTTTAGGAGTTTTATTTGCCATCACGATTGTAGGATTACCTTTTGCAAAACAACATTTCAAATTTGCACGATTAGCTTTTACACCTTTTGGGAAAGACGTACAACTTGCTTGGTAA
- a CDS encoding putative transcriptional regulator (Evidence 3 : Putative function from multiple computational evidences), producing MPKTKVFISSVQSEFSKERRELHDYIKSDALLGKFFEPFIFELLPASDTTVTQTYLKEVEQSGVYIGLFGKLYGFEDEKGISPTEREFDHATLHRKTRYVFITEHSNSERHPKEVLLINKAQEKLIRKSFRDISELKTAVYTSLVNYLIEKEIVRTAPFDASTDNNASLSDIDTNKIINFIKLSKQKRGFPLSEAASTEDILTHLNLYNDGKLSNAALLLFGREPQRFFINSEIRCAYFLGTELEKPIPSYKVFKGDVFELVNQAEEFVLSKLDYSIGTRSEGASIPGAYEIPREIISEAIVNAVAHRDYTCNGSIQVMLFKDRLEIWNPGNLPLGWTTDKLKKLHRSVPANPLLAEPMYLAGYIERLGTGTMDMVRIAKKAGLSEPEFIDDDEFKTIIFRANLQQAPDKRPTSTQQASGKQVPIEVKKVVEILSGEMKRSELMEILQLKDRENFMSNYLNPSVELKLIEPTYPDNPRHPNQKYFLTEEGKQLKKHLNNNL from the coding sequence ATGCCTAAAACTAAAGTTTTTATAAGCAGTGTTCAAAGTGAATTTTCAAAAGAAAGAAGAGAATTACACGATTATATAAAATCGGATGCTTTATTGGGAAAGTTTTTTGAACCATTTATTTTTGAATTACTTCCGGCATCTGATACAACTGTAACCCAGACTTATTTGAAAGAAGTAGAACAAAGTGGCGTGTATATTGGATTATTTGGAAAACTTTACGGATTTGAGGACGAAAAAGGCATATCACCTACAGAAAGAGAGTTTGACCACGCCACATTACACAGGAAAACACGTTATGTGTTTATTACTGAACATTCTAATTCTGAAAGACATCCAAAAGAAGTGTTGTTGATTAACAAAGCTCAAGAAAAATTAATCAGAAAAAGTTTTAGAGACATTTCTGAACTCAAAACTGCCGTTTACACTTCATTAGTAAATTATTTGATTGAAAAAGAGATTGTGCGCACCGCTCCTTTTGACGCTTCTACAGACAACAACGCTTCGTTATCTGACATTGACACAAACAAAATTATTAATTTCATAAAATTATCGAAACAAAAGAGAGGATTTCCTTTATCGGAAGCAGCATCAACGGAAGATATTTTAACTCATCTGAATTTATATAATGATGGAAAATTGTCAAATGCAGCCCTTCTATTATTTGGACGTGAACCACAACGTTTCTTTATCAATTCTGAAATAAGATGCGCCTATTTTTTAGGTACAGAATTAGAAAAACCAATTCCATCATACAAAGTTTTCAAAGGAGATGTTTTTGAACTTGTAAATCAAGCGGAAGAATTCGTATTATCAAAATTAGATTATTCGATAGGGACACGATCTGAGGGAGCTTCCATTCCGGGCGCTTACGAAATTCCGAGAGAAATAATTTCTGAAGCCATTGTAAATGCCGTAGCGCATCGCGATTACACTTGCAATGGAAGTATTCAGGTGATGTTATTTAAGGATCGATTGGAAATTTGGAATCCAGGGAATCTTCCATTAGGTTGGACAACAGATAAACTTAAAAAATTACATCGTTCAGTACCGGCTAATCCTCTTTTAGCAGAACCGATGTATCTCGCAGGCTACATTGAAAGACTCGGTACAGGCACTATGGATATGGTAAGAATTGCGAAAAAAGCTGGACTGAGCGAACCTGAATTTATTGATGATGACGAGTTTAAGACTATTATTTTCCGAGCTAATCTTCAACAAGCGCCCGACAAGCGCCCGACAAGCACCCAACAAGCATCCGGCAAGCAAGTACCGATAGAAGTAAAGAAAGTCGTTGAGATACTTTCGGGCGAAATGAAAAGAAGCGAGTTAATGGAAATTCTTCAACTGAAAGATAGAGAGAATTTTATGTCTAACTATCTTAATCCATCGGTAGAATTGAAACTTATAGAGCCAACTTATCCTGACAATCCGAGACATCCTAATCAAAAATATTTTTTAACTGAAGAAGGAAAACAATTGAAAAAACATCTAAACAATAATTTATGA